In one Diabrotica virgifera virgifera chromosome 5, PGI_DIABVI_V3a genomic region, the following are encoded:
- the LOC114329699 gene encoding uncharacterized protein LOC114329699 — protein sequence MPMKASDFRQLYRKRDIIEQRLNNFIKFIESMTNIAINDLSEDHFSQIEWNTERTESLVTEFDEIQMSIELNCQDQDIQQEYAKRQRLDTIFSKTLSKARTILKRKCSDSSSSESKRLDINHEYSGLEGVKLPPIQLPVFHGDYLTWIEFKDTFEGLIHNNKVLADIQKYHYLRASLKGDALKIIQSLDFSAQNYNSAWQTLCNRFDNSRMLVNNHLKALFEIENLNKESALGLRSMIDSVKKHLFALKSLQLPTEHWDAIMVYLVSGKLDKFSSREWEKRKIDNSLPSLNEFLEFLKNRADFLETIELSNVTKPDYKSNYQDKRSRSLLTSKSRSCNFCKQNHLIYLCEEFLKLSVAQRWDKIKQLNLCRNCLCTGHSYKQCKSFGCKICKAKHSSLLHENKPSDIHVKENSSINFNPNNDSENEPNKVKLSTNTSENNVNRNEIVLKNNCSNNDYVLLSTAKVRVYDRYGNTHIARVILDSGSQSCFITEDFLMFLINLGDLCLNGLGAVQGGEYGRKVLFIIGQTVPPLLNDGKKQASKIHNIYLSDCH from the exons ATGCCTATGAAAGCTTCTGATTTTCGTCAATTATATCGCAAAAGAGATATAATTGAACAAagattaaacaattttattaaatttatagaGTCGATGACAAATATCGCGATTAATGATTTAAGCGAAGACCATTTTTCGCAAATAGAATGGAATACTGAAAGAACTGAAAGTTTAGTTACGGAATTTGATGAAATCCAAATGTCAATTGAATTAAATTGTCAGGATCAAGATATTCAGCAAGAGTATGCGAAAAGACAACGATTAGATActatattttcaaaaactttgTCTAAAGCAAGAACGATTTTAAAAAGAAAATGTTCCGATTCATCCAGTTCAGAGTCGAAAAGGTTAGATATAAATCATGAATATAGTGGATTAGAAGGTGTCAAATTACCTCCTATTCAGTTACCTGTCTTTCATGGAGACTATTTGACGTGGATTGAGTTTAAAGATACTTTTGAAGGGTTAATTCATAATAATAAAGTATTGGCAGATATtcaaaaatatcattatttaCGTGCGAGTTTAAAAGGTGATGCATTGAAAATTATACAAAGTTTAGATTTTTCTGCACAAAATTACAATTCTGCATGGCAGACTCTATGCAACAGATTTGACAACTCTCGGATGTTAGTAAACAAtcatttaaaagctctttttgagattgaaaatttaaataaagaatcTGCATTAGGTCTTAGAAGCATGATAGATTCAGTTAAAAAGCATTTATTCGCTTTAAAATCACTTCAACTACCGACTGAACATTGGGATGCTATTATGGTGTATTTGGTAAGTGGTAAATTGGATAAATTTAGTTCTAGGGAAtgggaaaaaagaaaaatagataattCTTTGCCAAGTTTAAACGAATTTCTTGAATTCTTGAAGAATCGTGCTGATTTTTTGGAAACTATAGAGTTAAGCAATGTGACAAAACCGGATTATAAATCTAATTACCAAGATAAACGCTCTAGATCTCTGCTAACTAGTAAAAGCAGaagttgtaatttttgtaaacaaaatcaTTTGATTTACCTATGTGAAGAATTTCTTAAACTTTCAGTAGCCCAAAGATgggataaaataaaacaattaaatttATGCCGAAATTGTTTATGTACCGGACATTCCTACAAACAATGTAAATCGTTCGGTTGTAAGATATGTAAAGCCAAACACAGTTCTCTTTTACATGAAAATAAACCATCTGATATTCATGTTAAAGAAAACAGTTCAATTAATTTCAACCCGAACAATGATTCCGAGAATGAACCAAATAAAGTTAAGTTGTCAACTAATACTTCAGAAAATAATGTTAATAGAAATGagattgttttaaaaaataattgttcaAATAATGATTATGTACTGTTGAGTACTGCTAAAGTTAGAGTATATGATAGATACGGAAATACTCATATCGCACGAGTAATCCTAGATTCAGGGAGCCAATCATGTTTTATTACAGAGGATTTTCTAA TGTTCCTCATTAACTTAGGTGATTTGTGTTTGAACGGTCTTGGAGCTGTTCAAGGCGGGGAGTATGGACGaaaagtattatttattattggacAGACAGTTCCGCCCTTGCTCAATGACGGGAAAAAACAAGCATCAAAAATACACAACATATATTTGTCAGATTGTCATTAA